A genomic window from Chitinophaga pollutisoli includes:
- the rpsC gene encoding 30S ribosomal protein S3 codes for MGQKTNPIGNRLGIIRGWDSNWYGSKKDYAGKLIEDNKIRTYLNARINKGGISRVVIERTLGKLIITIHTSKPGIIIGKGGNEVDRIKEELKKLTGKEDVQINILEIRRPEIDATIVAETIAKQIESRINYKRAIKMAIATALRMGAEGIKVKVGGRLGGAEIARSEEMKQGRVPLHTYRMDIDYASLFALTVYGKIGIKVWICKGEVLGKRDLNPNAISDKAEGGRPGGEHRGGDRGGRGGDRGDRGGRGGERRGGDRGPRK; via the coding sequence ATGGGTCAGAAAACAAATCCTATTGGTAACAGGTTAGGTATCATCAGAGGATGGGACTCTAATTGGTATGGCAGCAAGAAAGACTATGCTGGCAAACTGATCGAAGATAACAAGATCAGAACTTACCTCAACGCACGTATCAACAAGGGCGGTATCTCCCGCGTGGTGATCGAGCGTACCCTGGGTAAGCTTATCATTACCATTCATACCTCCAAACCTGGTATCATCATAGGTAAAGGCGGTAACGAAGTGGATCGCATCAAGGAAGAGCTGAAAAAGCTGACCGGTAAGGAAGACGTACAGATCAACATCCTGGAGATCCGTCGCCCTGAGATCGATGCCACTATCGTAGCTGAAACGATCGCCAAACAAATCGAAAGCCGTATCAACTATAAACGTGCCATCAAAATGGCGATTGCTACCGCGCTGCGCATGGGTGCAGAAGGTATCAAGGTGAAAGTAGGCGGCCGCCTCGGTGGTGCTGAAATCGCACGTTCCGAAGAAATGAAACAAGGTCGCGTTCCCCTGCATACCTACCGCATGGACATCGACTACGCTTCCCTCTTCGCCCTGACCGTTTACGGTAAAATCGGTATCAAAGTATGGATTTGTAAAGGTGAAGTACTCGGCAAGCGTGACCTGAACCCGAATGCCATCTCCGACAAAGCTGAAGGCGGACGTCCGGGCGGTGAGCACCGTGGTGGTGATCGCGGCGGCCGTGGTGGTGACCGTGGCGACCGTGGTGGCCGTGGCGGCGAGAGAAGAGGTGGTGACCGTGGCCCGCGCAAATAA
- the rplP gene encoding 50S ribosomal protein L16: MLQPKRTKHRKMQKGRIKGNAKRGALLSFGSFGLKALEPKWITDRQIEAARVALTRHMKREGNVWIRIFPDKPITAKPLEVRMGKGKGAPDHWAAVVKPGRILFEADGVPLQVAKEAMELAAQKLPIKVKFVIRRDYVA; encoded by the coding sequence ATGTTACAGCCCAAGAGAACGAAACACAGGAAGATGCAAAAAGGCCGCATCAAAGGGAACGCGAAACGCGGTGCGCTGCTTTCTTTCGGTTCATTCGGCCTTAAAGCATTGGAACCTAAGTGGATCACTGATCGTCAGATCGAAGCTGCCCGTGTAGCCTTGACCAGGCACATGAAACGTGAAGGTAACGTGTGGATCCGCATTTTCCCCGACAAGCCGATCACGGCGAAACCGCTGGAAGTGAGGATGGGTAAAGGTAAAGGTGCTCCCGACCATTGGGCAGCAGTAGTAAAGCCCGGTCGTATCCTTTTCGAAGCTGACGGTGTGCCCTTGCAGGTAGCCAAAGAAGCGATGGAACTGGCCGCACAGAAGCTTCCGATCAAGGTGAAATTCGTGATCCGCCGCGACTACGTAGCGTAA
- the rpmC gene encoding 50S ribosomal protein L29, which yields MPKAKLDLKGLSDQDLKDKLSEEALRLKKITFSHAVTPIENPMQIRFMRRELARIQTELRRRQLGF from the coding sequence ATGCCTAAAGCAAAACTGGATCTTAAAGGCCTGAGCGATCAGGATTTGAAAGACAAACTGTCTGAAGAAGCCCTGCGCCTGAAAAAGATCACGTTCAGCCACGCGGTAACGCCGATCGAAAATCCCATGCAGATCCGCTTCATGAGAAGAGAGCTGGCCCGCATTCAGACTGAACTGCGCAGAAGACAACTGGGATTCTAA
- the rpsQ gene encoding 30S ribosomal protein S17, with translation MTTERKLRKTRIGVVSSNKMDKTITVNVERKVKHPIYGKFVKKTTKFMAHDDKNECSIGDTVRIMETRPMSKNKCWRMVEVIEKVK, from the coding sequence ATGACGACCGAAAGAAAATTAAGAAAAACCAGGATTGGGGTAGTATCCAGCAACAAAATGGATAAAACCATTACCGTTAACGTAGAACGTAAGGTAAAGCACCCGATCTATGGTAAGTTCGTAAAGAAAACCACCAAGTTCATGGCGCACGACGATAAAAACGAGTGCAGCATTGGTGACACTGTTCGCATCATGGAAACCCGCCCGATGTCCAAAAACAAATGCTGGCGCATGGTGGAAGTGATCGAGAAAGTAAAATAA
- the rplN gene encoding 50S ribosomal protein L14, producing MIQQESRLNVADNSGAKEVLCIRVLGNSGQDYAGVGDKIVVTVKDAIPGGGMKKGTVTKAVIVRTKKKLRRRDGSYIRFDDNAVVLLNNSDEPRGTRIFGPVARELRDKGYMKIISLAPEVL from the coding sequence ATGATACAACAAGAATCAAGGCTGAACGTAGCAGATAACAGTGGCGCGAAAGAAGTGCTCTGCATCCGTGTACTCGGCAACTCCGGCCAGGACTACGCAGGTGTGGGCGACAAGATTGTGGTGACTGTAAAGGACGCGATCCCCGGTGGCGGTATGAAGAAAGGTACCGTAACCAAAGCTGTTATTGTTAGAACGAAGAAGAAGCTCCGTCGCCGCGACGGTTCTTACATCCGCTTCGATGACAACGCCGTAGTATTGCTGAACAACTCTGACGAGCCCCGCGGTACCCGTATTTTCGGTCCGGTTGCCCGTGAGCTTCGCGATAAAGGATACATGAAGATCATCTCCCTGGCGCCTGAGGTGCTGTAA
- the rplX gene encoding 50S ribosomal protein L24, whose protein sequence is MKTRFKPKFNIKKGDLVVVISGEDKDRTKARKVLEVIVDATNPKVLVEGVNIITKHTKPTAQNTKGGIVKQEAPISLSNVMLWDAKAGKATRVSRQRENGKVVRIAKKSGEVIK, encoded by the coding sequence ATGAAAACTAGATTTAAGCCTAAGTTCAACATTAAGAAAGGCGACCTGGTTGTGGTTATCTCCGGTGAGGACAAGGACCGTACCAAAGCGCGCAAGGTGTTGGAAGTCATCGTTGACGCAACCAACCCGAAAGTGCTGGTAGAGGGCGTGAACATCATCACCAAGCACACGAAACCGACTGCCCAGAATACCAAAGGTGGTATCGTTAAGCAGGAGGCTCCCATCTCCCTTTCCAACGTAATGTTGTGGGACGCTAAGGCTGGTAAAGCTACCCGCGTTAGCCGTCAGCGGGAAAATGGTAAAGTAGTTCGTATCGCTAAAAAATCAGGGGAGGTAATCAAATAA
- the rplE gene encoding 50S ribosomal protein L5, producing MATTSYKPRLQTKYRNEVVSALQKKFNYKSVMQVPRLTKICLNQGINGAVGDKKLVDIAVDEMTRIAGQKAIATLSKKDISNFKLRKHMPIGARVTLRGVTMYEFLDRLIAVSLPRVRDFKGINEKAFDGRGNYTLGVTEQIIFPEIDIDKVTKITGMDITFVTTAQTNEEAYELLKELGMPFKNIKKDQQ from the coding sequence ATGGCAACAACATCATATAAACCCAGACTGCAGACCAAATACCGCAACGAGGTGGTGTCCGCCCTGCAAAAGAAGTTTAACTATAAGAGCGTGATGCAGGTTCCCCGCCTGACCAAGATCTGCCTGAACCAGGGGATCAACGGTGCTGTTGGCGACAAGAAACTGGTAGACATCGCAGTAGACGAAATGACCCGCATCGCAGGTCAGAAGGCCATCGCTACCCTGTCCAAAAAGGACATCTCTAACTTTAAGCTGCGTAAGCACATGCCCATCGGTGCGCGTGTGACCCTGCGTGGTGTAACCATGTACGAATTCCTCGACCGCCTGATCGCCGTTTCCCTGCCCCGCGTACGCGACTTCAAGGGTATCAACGAGAAAGCGTTCGACGGCCGCGGTAACTATACCCTGGGTGTGACCGAGCAGATCATCTTCCCGGAGATCGACATCGACAAGGTGACCAAAATCACCGGTATGGATATCACTTTCGTAACCACAGCCCAAACCAATGAAGAAGCTTACGAGCTCCTGAAGGAGCTGGGTATGCCGTTCAAGAACATCAAAAAAGATCAACAATAA
- the rpsN gene encoding 30S ribosomal protein S14, whose amino-acid sequence MAKESVKARQRKREAMVAKFAEKRAQLKAEGDYAALDKLPKNASPVRLHNRCQLTGRPKGYMRQFGICRNMFRDMALAGKIPGVRKASW is encoded by the coding sequence ATGGCAAAAGAATCCGTAAAAGCCAGACAAAGAAAGAGAGAAGCCATGGTGGCTAAGTTCGCTGAGAAACGCGCACAGCTGAAAGCTGAAGGCGACTACGCAGCGCTCGACAAACTGCCCAAAAACGCTTCTCCCGTTCGCCTGCACAACCGTTGCCAGCTGACCGGTCGCCCCAAAGGCTACATGCGTCAATTCGGCATTTGCCGTAACATGTTCCGCGACATGGCACTGGCAGGTAAAATCCCTGGCGTAAGAAAAGCTTCCTGGTAA
- the rpsH gene encoding 30S ribosomal protein S8, with protein sequence MVTDPIADFLTRIRNAQMANHRIVEIPASKLKKRITEILYDKGYILKYKFEEDNKQGLIKIALKYDPQTKVPAIQDLQRISRPGLRQYSKPEDFKRIKNGLGVAIISTSKGVMTDKEAKAQNVGGEVVCYVY encoded by the coding sequence ATGGTTACTGATCCAATAGCAGATTTTCTGACACGCATCCGCAATGCCCAGATGGCAAACCACAGGATCGTGGAAATTCCGGCTTCCAAACTGAAGAAACGCATTACCGAGATCCTGTACGACAAAGGTTATATCCTGAAGTACAAGTTCGAGGAAGACAACAAGCAGGGCCTCATCAAGATCGCCCTGAAATACGATCCCCAGACCAAAGTTCCTGCTATCCAGGACCTGCAGCGGATTTCCCGTCCCGGTCTGCGCCAGTATTCCAAACCTGAAGACTTCAAACGTATCAAGAACGGTCTCGGCGTGGCGATCATCTCCACTTCCAAAGGTGTAATGACCGACAAGGAAGCAAAAGCACAAAACGTAGGTGGCGAAGTAGTTTGCTACGTATATTAA
- the rplF gene encoding 50S ribosomal protein L6, producing MSRIGRSPIKLVSGVTVTVSATNEVTVKGPKGELKKAIDRDIKVEVKDGEILITRPTDQIRHRALHGLYRALIANMVTGVTEGFKKQLELVGVGYKAAHNGQLIDLALGYSHNIIFEIPKELKVNTVTEKGKNPLIQLEGIDNQLLGQVAAKIRSLRKPEPYKGKGVRYSDEVVRKKAGKSAGK from the coding sequence ATGTCACGTATAGGCAGAAGTCCGATTAAACTGGTTAGCGGTGTAACAGTAACTGTTAGCGCTACCAACGAGGTGACTGTAAAAGGTCCCAAAGGCGAACTGAAAAAAGCGATCGACCGCGATATTAAAGTGGAAGTGAAAGACGGAGAGATCCTGATCACCCGCCCGACTGACCAGATCCGCCACCGTGCGCTGCACGGTCTGTACCGCGCGCTTATCGCCAACATGGTGACCGGCGTAACCGAAGGTTTCAAGAAACAACTGGAACTGGTAGGTGTGGGTTACAAGGCTGCGCACAACGGTCAGCTGATCGACCTGGCGCTGGGCTACTCCCACAATATCATCTTCGAGATTCCGAAGGAACTGAAGGTGAACACCGTAACTGAAAAAGGTAAGAACCCGCTGATCCAGCTGGAAGGTATCGACAACCAGCTCCTGGGCCAGGTTGCCGCCAAGATCCGCAGCCTCCGCAAACCCGAGCCGTACAAAGGTAAAGGTGTACGTTACAGCGACGAAGTTGTACGTAAGAAAGCTGGTAAATCCGCCGGTAAATAA
- the rplR gene encoding 50S ribosomal protein L18: protein MITKANRRQNIRFRIRKKISGTAQKPRLSVFRSNSEIYLQLIDDTTGTTLASASSRDKALAGVTGNKTEKAKQVGAALAAKATALGVTSCVFDRSGYLYHGRVKATADGAREGGLQF from the coding sequence ATGATTACAAAAGCAAACAGAAGACAGAATATCCGCTTCCGTATCCGTAAGAAGATCAGCGGAACTGCACAGAAGCCCAGACTGTCCGTATTTCGCAGCAACTCGGAGATTTATCTCCAGCTGATCGACGATACCACCGGTACAACCCTGGCATCTGCATCTTCCCGCGATAAAGCGCTGGCAGGTGTGACTGGCAACAAGACCGAGAAAGCCAAGCAAGTGGGCGCAGCCCTGGCGGCTAAGGCGACTGCACTGGGTGTTACCAGCTGCGTGTTCGACCGTTCCGGTTATCTCTACCATGGCCGCGTAAAGGCAACTGCCGATGGCGCGCGCGAAGGCGGTCTGCAATTCTAA
- the rpsE gene encoding 30S ribosomal protein S5, giving the protein MAKNSFNKVKAGDLELKEKVVAINRVTKTTKGGRTFSFSALVVVGNENGVVGHGLGKAKEVQEAITKGIDDAKKNLIKVPIHHGTIPHDQLAKEGAAKVLVKPAAHGTGVIAGGSMRAVLESAGITDVLAKSLGSANPHNVVKATFKALGMLREPIQVARTRNVSMKKVFNG; this is encoded by the coding sequence ATGGCAAAGAATTCATTCAATAAAGTAAAAGCCGGCGATCTGGAACTGAAAGAGAAGGTTGTAGCTATCAACAGGGTTACAAAGACTACCAAAGGTGGTCGTACTTTCAGCTTTTCCGCGCTGGTGGTTGTGGGTAACGAAAATGGCGTGGTAGGTCACGGTCTTGGTAAAGCCAAGGAAGTGCAGGAAGCGATCACTAAAGGTATCGACGATGCAAAGAAGAACCTGATCAAAGTTCCCATTCACCACGGTACGATCCCCCACGATCAGCTGGCTAAGGAAGGCGCTGCCAAAGTGCTGGTTAAGCCTGCTGCCCATGGTACGGGTGTAATCGCCGGAGGTTCCATGCGCGCCGTTCTGGAAAGCGCGGGTATCACCGACGTGCTGGCGAAGTCCCTCGGCTCCGCTAACCCCCACAACGTGGTGAAAGCCACCTTCAAGGCGCTCGGCATGCTGCGCGAACCCATCCAGGTTGCCAGAACCCGCAACGTGTCCATGAAGAAAGTTTTCAACGGATAA
- the rpmD gene encoding 50S ribosomal protein L30, whose protein sequence is MAKIKITQVKSGIDRPERQKLTLKALGLKKMNNTVEVEATPQILGMVRAVHHLVKVEEVNA, encoded by the coding sequence ATGGCAAAGATTAAGATCACCCAGGTAAAAAGCGGTATCGATCGTCCTGAACGTCAGAAACTGACCCTGAAGGCACTCGGACTGAAAAAAATGAACAATACCGTTGAGGTTGAAGCCACCCCCCAGATCCTGGGCATGGTTCGCGCCGTGCACCACCTGGTGAAAGTGGAAGAAGTGAATGCATAA
- the rplO gene encoding 50S ribosomal protein L15, translating to MSLHQLRPAKGAVHKEKRLGRGEASGKGGTSTKGNKGAQSNTGYSSKRGHEGGQMPIQRRLPKRGFHPISRVEYKVFNLGQLDTIIEKYGIQEFSLENLYMNGLISKTDQVKVLGHGELKSKVTLKVNAISEKAKAAIEAAGGSVELV from the coding sequence ATGAGCTTACATCAACTCCGTCCTGCAAAAGGCGCAGTACATAAAGAAAAACGCCTCGGTCGCGGCGAAGCTTCCGGTAAAGGTGGCACTTCTACGAAAGGTAACAAAGGTGCGCAATCCAATACCGGTTATTCCAGCAAACGCGGTCACGAAGGTGGCCAGATGCCTATCCAGCGCCGTTTGCCGAAACGCGGTTTCCACCCGATCAGCCGCGTTGAGTATAAAGTATTCAACCTCGGCCAGCTGGACACGATCATCGAGAAATACGGTATTCAGGAATTCAGCCTCGAGAACCTCTACATGAACGGCCTCATCAGCAAAACCGACCAGGTGAAAGTCCTGGGCCATGGTGAGCTGAAGAGCAAAGTAACGCTGAAAGTGAACGCAATCAGCGAGAAAGCCAAAGCAGCCATCGAAGCAGCTGGTGGTTCTGTGGAACTGGTTTAA
- the secY gene encoding preprotein translocase subunit SecY has product MKKFIETIKNIWSIEDLRKRILTTLLLVLVYRVGSYITLPGLDPNELAKFSETSQQGILGLFNMFAGGSFSRASIFALGIMPYISASIAIQLLTIAVPYFQKLQKEGDSGRKKINQYTRLLTVIVTAFQASAYVAYLRTQSGGALVPGYGDVMFWLSTTVVLTAGTLFVMWLGEKITDKGIGNGTSIIIMVGILARLPESLLQEFSLKITGAGGGLLVFLVEIAMFIVITIGLILLVQGTRKIPVNYAKRIVGNKQYGGVRQFIPLKVNAAGVMPIIFAQAIMFIPATAIGFATQSESASGFIRIFSDHTNPWYNVIYAVLVIVFTFFYTALIFNPTQMADEMKRNNGFIPGVKPGKSTADYIGAVMDRITLPGSMFLALVGVLPGIAAALGINSQFATFFGGTSLLIMVGVILDTLQQIESQLLMRHYDGLMSSGRIKGRTSPANA; this is encoded by the coding sequence GTGAAGAAATTTATCGAAACCATAAAGAACATCTGGAGTATCGAGGACCTGCGCAAGCGCATCCTCACAACGCTGCTCCTGGTACTGGTATACCGTGTTGGTTCCTATATCACCCTTCCCGGTCTCGATCCCAACGAGCTGGCCAAATTCTCCGAGACTTCCCAGCAAGGTATCCTTGGGCTGTTTAACATGTTTGCCGGTGGTTCATTCTCCCGCGCATCCATCTTCGCCCTCGGCATCATGCCCTATATCTCTGCGTCTATCGCCATTCAGCTCCTTACGATCGCCGTTCCCTATTTCCAGAAACTCCAGAAAGAAGGAGACAGCGGCCGGAAGAAGATCAACCAATACACCCGCCTGCTCACCGTAATCGTGACGGCTTTCCAGGCCAGCGCATACGTTGCATACCTGAGGACGCAATCCGGTGGAGCGCTTGTTCCCGGATACGGCGACGTCATGTTCTGGCTTTCCACCACCGTGGTGCTGACCGCCGGAACGCTGTTCGTTATGTGGCTGGGTGAAAAAATCACGGATAAGGGCATCGGTAACGGTACTTCCATCATCATCATGGTGGGCATCCTTGCCCGCCTCCCGGAATCCCTCCTGCAGGAATTCTCCCTGAAAATCACAGGTGCGGGCGGCGGCCTGCTCGTATTCCTCGTGGAAATTGCCATGTTCATCGTGATCACCATCGGGCTCATCCTGCTGGTACAGGGCACGCGCAAAATCCCCGTGAATTACGCCAAACGAATCGTCGGTAACAAACAATACGGCGGCGTTCGCCAGTTCATTCCCCTCAAGGTGAATGCTGCAGGCGTTATGCCCATCATCTTCGCCCAGGCCATCATGTTTATCCCGGCCACGGCGATCGGTTTTGCTACCCAGAGCGAGAGCGCTTCCGGCTTCATCCGCATCTTCAGCGATCACACCAACCCCTGGTACAATGTGATCTATGCCGTGCTGGTGATCGTATTTACGTTCTTCTACACCGCGCTCATCTTCAACCCCACGCAAATGGCGGACGAAATGAAACGCAATAACGGGTTCATCCCCGGTGTGAAACCCGGTAAATCCACCGCTGATTACATCGGCGCCGTGATGGACCGGATCACCCTCCCCGGTTCGATGTTCCTGGCACTGGTGGGCGTATTGCCCGGCATCGCTGCCGCACTCGGCATCAACAGCCAGTTCGCTACCTTCTTCGGCGGTACTTCCCTGCTGATCATGGTGGGCGTAATCCTGGATACCCTGCAGCAGATCGAAAGCCAGCTGCTCATGCGTCATTACGACGGCCTCATGAGCTCCGGCCGCATCAAAGGCAGAACATCTCCCGCCAACGCGTAA
- the map gene encoding type I methionyl aminopeptidase, with translation MVHYKTSEEIELMRESAQLVSATLAEVARQLKPGMSTLDIDAIAEQFIRDHGAVPSFKNYKGFPNTCCISVNEAVVHGIPNSYIIREGDLVSVDVGVYKNEFHGDSAYTFAIGEVPSHVRKLMAATKTALNKGIEKAVVGNRVGDIAYAIQDYLEKERGYGVVRELVGHGLGRNLHEDPQVPNYGRRGSGAVLKEGLVIAIEPMVNLGTRDVEYLEDGWTVVTRDRKVSVHYEHTVSVQKGKADVLSTFVEIEAAEQQNPVLAGAVAQ, from the coding sequence ATGGTTCATTATAAAACAAGTGAAGAAATAGAGCTGATGCGCGAAAGCGCCCAGCTGGTGAGCGCTACCCTCGCGGAAGTGGCCCGTCAGCTGAAGCCCGGCATGAGCACGCTGGACATCGATGCTATCGCGGAACAATTCATCCGCGACCACGGCGCGGTGCCTTCCTTCAAAAATTATAAGGGTTTTCCCAATACCTGCTGCATTTCCGTGAACGAAGCGGTAGTGCATGGCATTCCCAACAGCTATATCATCCGCGAGGGCGATCTCGTGTCGGTAGACGTAGGTGTGTATAAAAACGAATTCCATGGTGACAGCGCCTATACGTTCGCGATCGGCGAAGTGCCGTCACATGTGCGGAAGCTGATGGCCGCTACCAAGACTGCCCTGAACAAGGGGATCGAGAAAGCGGTGGTGGGCAACCGCGTGGGTGACATCGCTTATGCCATCCAGGACTATCTGGAGAAAGAACGCGGTTATGGCGTTGTCAGGGAGCTTGTTGGGCATGGTTTGGGCCGCAACCTGCATGAGGACCCACAGGTGCCGAATTACGGCCGCAGGGGCAGCGGAGCGGTGCTGAAAGAAGGCCTTGTGATCGCGATCGAGCCGATGGTCAACCTGGGCACCCGGGATGTGGAATACCTGGAGGACGGGTGGACGGTGGTGACGCGTGACCGGAAGGTGTCTGTTCACTACGAACACACGGTTTCTGTGCAGAAGGGGAAGGCGGATGTGCTGTCTACATTTGTGGAAATTGAAGCGGCAGAGCAGCAAAATCCTGTTTTGGCGGGAGCGGTAGCGCAATAA
- the infA gene encoding translation initiation factor IF-1, whose amino-acid sequence MAKQALIKQDGIILEALSNAMFRVKLENGHEILATISGKMRMHYIRILPGDKVGVEMSPYDLSRGRIIFRYK is encoded by the coding sequence ATGGCGAAACAGGCACTGATTAAACAGGATGGTATTATTCTCGAAGCCTTATCAAATGCAATGTTCCGGGTAAAGCTGGAAAACGGGCATGAGATTTTGGCGACCATTTCTGGAAAAATGCGGATGCACTATATTCGCATCCTGCCGGGCGATAAGGTTGGGGTTGAAATGAGCCCTTATGATTTGAGCAGGGGTCGTATAATTTTCAGGTATAAATAA
- the rpmJ gene encoding 50S ribosomal protein L36 → MKVRASIKKRSADCKIVRRKGKLLVINKKNPRFKQRQG, encoded by the coding sequence ATGAAAGTAAGAGCTTCCATCAAGAAAAGAAGTGCAGACTGCAAGATCGTTCGCCGCAAGGGTAAATTGCTGGTGATCAACAAAAAGAATCCCCGTTTTAAGCAACGTCAGGGATAA
- the rpsM gene encoding 30S ribosomal protein S13 produces MARIAGIDLPKNKRGEIGLTYIFGIGHSTAVYILNKAEIDLNKKVKDWNDDEQGAIRNIINAELKVEGQLRSEVQMNIKRLLDIACYRGLRHRKGLPVRGQRTRTNSRTRKGKRKTVAGKKKATKK; encoded by the coding sequence ATGGCACGTATAGCCGGTATTGATCTTCCTAAAAACAAAAGGGGTGAAATTGGACTGACCTACATCTTCGGAATCGGTCACTCCACCGCAGTATATATCCTGAACAAGGCGGAAATTGATCTGAACAAGAAAGTAAAGGATTGGAATGACGATGAGCAGGGTGCGATTCGTAACATTATCAATGCGGAGCTGAAAGTTGAGGGTCAACTGCGTTCTGAAGTTCAGATGAACATCAAGCGTCTGCTGGATATCGCCTGCTACCGCGGGCTGCGTCACCGTAAAGGTCTGCCGGTTAGAGGCCAGCGCACCCGTACTAACAGCCGTACCCGTAAAGGTAAGCGTAAGACGGTTGCTGGTAAAAAGAAGGCGACGAAGAAATAG
- the rpsK gene encoding 30S ribosomal protein S11: MAKATNTKAAAKKRVVKVDNFGDVHISASFNNIIVSITNKAGQVISWSSAGKMGFKGSKKNTPYAAQLAASDAAKTAIDAGLKRADVFVKGPGAGRESAIRAIANSGIEVTLIKDVTPLPHNGCRPPKKRRV, translated from the coding sequence ATGGCAAAAGCAACGAATACTAAAGCTGCCGCTAAAAAGAGGGTAGTAAAAGTGGATAACTTCGGCGATGTACACATCTCTGCAAGTTTCAACAACATCATCGTGAGCATCACCAACAAGGCGGGTCAGGTTATCTCCTGGTCTTCTGCTGGTAAGATGGGCTTCAAGGGTTCTAAAAAGAACACTCCGTACGCTGCCCAGCTGGCTGCTTCCGATGCCGCCAAAACTGCTATCGACGCCGGCCTGAAAAGAGCTGACGTCTTTGTGAAAGGTCCCGGCGCCGGCCGTGAAAGCGCTATCCGCGCCATCGCGAATTCCGGTATCGAGGTAACCCTCATCAAAGACGTTACGCCGCTGCCGCACAACGGTTGCCGTCCTCCGAAAAAGAGAAGGGTATAG
- the rpsD gene encoding 30S ribosomal protein S4 produces the protein MARYTGPKTKISRIFGEPILGNGKYLGKNSNPPGQHGAQRKRKQLGEYAQQLREKQKAKYTYGVLEKQFRNLFEEANRRKGVTGEVLIKLLEARLDNTVFRMGIAPSRPAARQLVSHKHVTVNGVVVNVPSYQLKPGDVVGLEAKSAGNTAVTSQVRGKNPKFNWVDFNEKELRGTFIAYPERESVPENIKEQLIVELYSK, from the coding sequence ATGGCAAGGTACACAGGACCAAAGACCAAGATCTCCAGGATTTTTGGAGAGCCCATTTTAGGAAATGGCAAGTATTTAGGCAAGAACAGCAACCCTCCCGGTCAGCACGGCGCACAGCGCAAGCGTAAACAACTGGGTGAGTACGCTCAACAGCTGAGAGAGAAGCAAAAAGCGAAGTACACTTACGGCGTACTGGAAAAACAGTTCCGTAACCTCTTCGAAGAGGCGAACCGTCGTAAAGGCGTTACTGGTGAAGTATTGATCAAACTGCTGGAAGCACGTCTGGACAACACCGTATTCCGCATGGGCATCGCGCCTTCCCGTCCGGCTGCCCGCCAGCTCGTTTCCCACAAACACGTTACCGTTAACGGCGTAGTGGTAAACGTTCCTTCCTACCAGCTGAAGCCCGGCGACGTTGTAGGCCTGGAAGCTAAATCCGCAGGTAACACCGCTGTTACCAGCCAGGTTCGCGGCAAAAACCCCAAGTTCAACTGGGTAGACTTCAACGAGAAAGAACTGAGAGGTACTTTCATCGCTTATCCTGAAAGGGAATCCGTTCCTGAGAACATCAAGGAACAACTGATCGTGGAATTGTACAGCAAGTAA